In a single window of the Brachionichthys hirsutus isolate HB-005 chromosome 18, CSIRO-AGI_Bhir_v1, whole genome shotgun sequence genome:
- the LOC137907959 gene encoding dual specificity protein phosphatase 23-like: MASTPPHNFSWVEPGKLAGMALPRMTSEYRYLLDNGIVHLVCLCERKPPHYDSCPELKLHHIEIADFTPPSADQIDRFLSIVERANAKGEGVAVHCMHGHGRTGTMLACFLVKTKKMSGIDAISEIRQLRSGSIETQEQEKAVVQFYRRTK; this comes from the exons ATGGCCTCCACTCCTCCGCACAATTTCTCCTGGGTTGAACCCGGAAAACTGGCTGGAATGGCACTTCCCAGGATGACGTCGGAATACCGGTACCTGCTGGACAATGGCATCGTGCACCTGGTCTGCCTGTGTGAAAGGAAGCCGCCTCACTACGACTCGTGCCCAGAGTTAAAGCTGCACCACATCGAGATAGCGGACTTCACTCCTCCTTCTGCAGATCAGATCGATAGATTCCTCTCTATCGTGGAGCGGGCCAATGCCAAGGGCGAG GGCGTGGCAGTCCACTGCATGCACGGTCACGGGAGAACGGGAACCATGCTGGCCTGCTTCCTGGTGAAGACGAAGAAGATGTCTGGGATCGACGCCATCTCGGAGATCCGCCAACTCCGGAGCGGTTCGATCGAAACCCAGGAGCAAGAGAAAGCTGTGGTGCAGTTTTACCGACGCACAAAGTAG